From the Xylocopa sonorina isolate GNS202 chromosome 9, iyXylSono1_principal, whole genome shotgun sequence genome, the window gcaacaaaaaaaaagagactAGGAACCATGAGAGCTGTAATTCTTGTTGGAGGATATGGAACTAGATTAAGACCCCTTACTTTAAGTCGACCAAAACCATTAGTTGAATTTGCTAATAAACCGATGCTTCTACACCAAATAGAAGCTCTGGTAGGTTCCAAAATATATTCcatattcattttatataatgTATTGATTACAATGTTATATTTAGGTAGAGACAAATGTGACCGATGTAATATTAGCAGTATCTTACCGTGCAGAAGAAATGGAGAGGGATTTAAAAGAAGAAGCTAAAAAGTTAGGTGTACGTTTGATATTTTCACATGAACCGGAACCACTTGGAACTGCAGGACCACTTGCGCTTGTGCGTGACCTATTGTGTTCAGGAGATGAACCGTTCTTTGTTTTAAACTCTGATATTATCTGTGACTTTCCATTCAAGCAACTTTTGGAGTTTCATAAAACTCATGGTAGAGAGGGTACCATAATTGTAACTAAAGTAGAAGAACCATCAAAATATGGTGTAGTTGTTTATGCAGATGATGGACGGATAGAAAGCTTTGTGGAAAAGCCACAAGAATTTATTTCCAATAAAATAAATGCAGGTATTGTGTTTCTATAATAATAAATTCAACTATAAACTGATTTTGAACAATGTTTAATTGCAATATTTACTAAAATTTTATAGGCATGTATATTTTAAATCCAAGTGTCTTAAAAAGAATAGAACTGAAGCCTACGAGTATAGAGAAAGAAGTTTTCCCACTTATGGCTCAAGATGGAGAATTATATGCTATGGAATTAACAGGATTTTGGATGGATGTTGGACAACCGAAAGATTTCCTTAAAGGAATGAGTATGTACCTGACATCTCTGAGACAAAAATCTCCAGAAAAGTTATACTCTGGGCCAGGTGTAGTAGGAAATGTTCTAATTGATGAAACAGCGAAGATTGGCAAAGACTGTAGAATAGGGCCCAATGTTACAATTGGTCCTGGTGCTGTGCTATCCGATGGTTGTTGCATTAAACGAAGCACTATTCTTAAAGCAGCTGTAATAAAAGAACATGCATGGCTAGATGGGTAGGTATTAATTTCAATATAAAGTTGATTCTACCTTTAACTTGAATTAAATTTATAACACAATACAATGCGTATGGTAGGTGCATCGTAGGATGGAGAAGTGTTGTAGGACGTTGGGTACGAATGGAAGGAATTACTGTACTTGGTGAAGATGTAATTGTTAAGGATGAATTATACATCAATGGAGGTCAGGTTTTACCTCATAAGAATATTTCCAGTTCTGTACCAGAACCACAAATAATCATGTGACTATAGATAATACATTAAAATTGCACATCAAACATAATGGCCAGTTGATTAATATGAAATAttctataaataaaaaatttttacCAACTTTTCAAcaatgtaaattaatatttaatataaattcaATTAGATGGATTgtatttttacatttataattCAAATGAGCTTTATTGGTAATCCTCGCACGACTATTGCAGCTGCAGTCATGTATTGAGAACAAACATCTTTGGATTTTGCTACTGCCCTCAACATCTCAGGTTCTATAGCAGCATTTTGGATACTTTTTTGAGGACATTGTAGAAATTCTAATCGCCAaaaattggaaaaaaaaatataagtgAATAAAATTAATTGAACGGACGAAGAAGCAAGTAatatggagagagagagaaaaaaagatgcTTTGTAATTTTTTTATACTGACTTAGAGTACCCGAACACCACATATTAATGTCGACATCCGTCCATGGTCTATTTAACGGCGATGGAATCCAATTACTAATGAAATTTGTTGTCATTTTATCAGTATCAGCGTCCGTAACTTCCCATAACATACCGAGCACAGCGGGACTAAGAATAGAAAACGTAAAATTTTGAAGGAATTTATTTTTTCCTTTTAAGTAATTATTCAGTCAAAATTATCAATAAAAATTTGGTTTACCTGCTAGCTATTAAATACTGATTTGAGACCCCATAAGGTGGATAACGTCCTCCCACTTTAAGTAATTTTACACTACTGCAGCCAAACAATAAGACGATTGATTTTACTCTAAGTCTTTCGATTTGTTCACCTGATAAGTACTGTATTCCATTGCCATGGCCATTGTACCTATAGATATCATATACTATAAAAATTAGACAGATAAGACATATCATATGATATAAACATACATTAATATATCACGATTAATTAATGCATCTTCAAAAAGTTCTTCTTGAGGTTCAATATTGTAGCAACTTCTCCAACGTGGCAGCCAATATTCAATGAACAGTCTCATACGCTTTTCCATTCTCGGTAAATCACCGGAAGGATTAACTATACACATGCCCATATCATTTTTAACTTTAATTATTTTGCAGCCATTCTCCATCGTATTTTCATGTTCTTTAAATAAAGCATACGTGATATGTAGTGATGGGAAACGAGTAACTGGATGACATTTTAGAATTTCCATAGATTCAAATGGTATGTAGTCCATATTctacaataaattaaaatatatggaAAATCGTAAACTTTATCCAAACAGAATATGCATGTGTTATTATATATACAGTAACGGCCATATGCTTACATACAATTAGCAAAATTAAATTTGATATGTTCTATCCCTTTTTTAAAAACTTTATGTCAAACTTCAGGAGCAGATAACATTTATAAAAAGAAGCGCAAAAAGGTCTtaacaaatagatgtaaatattattaatttcaGAGTCAGAAGATGTTTTCATCAATGCGTATAATGTTCCAACATGATTTCTATTTTGGGATTTATAAAGTaacaaaatattatttaaataatataacaACAGATTCAGTATAATAACTGcacataataataaaataacaaaGTATATTCTTCTGTTACTGTTATTGAATGAGATCGATATAATTACATAGTGCCTACTAATATGTATGATGTTTACTCTGTTTAACCTTAGCGACTTGCACAATAAATTATAGATAGACGTGCAATATTTTTTATGCTGGCATGGAGTCACAACTGACAACATTTTATAAAACTGAATTAATAACATTTGGATCTATATTTATTAAGATTTTTGCTCCTTCTGAACATTATTACACTAGAACCAGTTTTTTGAAAGTCTCTCATATATTAAACAAATACGCAAAACTCCACTTAATAGTATCTGCACAACCCTtatgaaatattttaattatcatTTATCTGATGTCTATTTTTGCAGTATACAATCTTTGGCAAGTGAAAACCATAATTTTTTTGCAAAATTTAGATCTACTAATTTATCTGTGGTTTCTGTTACTCGATTAACAAAGTTAGTACCTTATATTGTTACATACTATGTTTGTACGAGTACTGACTTGTCATCTTTTGCAGCTGATATTATAGCTCTTTGGATATTCTTTTTTTATCTGGCGACTCATGCATACTTTGGATCATTATGAAAATTCATTTAGTTTTCGTCAAGTGATCTTAACGCTTATATTTTTTTTGTCGACATTAGATAATATTTCATTCTGGATCATTCAACTGCAGTTTTGGATACGTCAGCTATAGATGATCAATAAATCTTACGATTGGTTCTTTCACTGACTTTTCCAAGTCTTGCTTTGTAAAAAATATTGTCTGCTGTTCTGTAAcagttaatatattatatagttTGATGACAAGCTATAATGTTGAACGACATAGGAGCCCTTTATACACCTGCCTTCTTTTCCAATAATTGTTGCCGCTGTCTTTGTCGTCAAAGAAACTACACAACACATGACATGACCATAATGTTCTCAGATCTGCACATTTTTACTCAACAACATTAAGCAAACAATGGTAATAATACTTGACTACTAGAAACTAACTTTATCCGCCACTGTAAGTATATGACCgcaacatatgtatatatatatgtacctcATCAATAATTAAAACTAGTGTTTTCCTAGTTGCATCTTTCAATTCTTGCATACATGGTAACTTTCCAATTATGGATAGTATTATATTGTCTGCAAGTTTATTATAATCAGAAAGCACATACTTTACCGCACGTGCTATTTCTTTTCTTGTTAGAAAACATGCACCTAatgcaattttttttaacaacCACTTGGATCTTTTTGATATCTTTTTGCTGCAATGTATAATGCATTAACGATTTAATATTGAGAGGCAGTAAAACAAAGTGCATTACCAATTTGTAACTTGTCCATTACTCACGACATTTTATGATCAGACATAAGCTTATCAATCATTTCTACAATATCTGTTACTATATTATGTTTGTTTATTGGATCTGCCATAAACAAAATTCTCCATTCACGTAACCATGTATATTCCAATGATTTTATAGCAGTCTTAAATGTGCATACATGTGCATTAGTTTATAGCAAATataatgaaatattaaaattatactTCAGTTATAATACCTTCATAATTGTATTTTGCTTCTGTCTCATTTTCCAGTATAATTCATTATTTTCATAAGTAGCCTTTAATTCTGACCTATTATTAGAAAGTAATTTTTGAATTTCATAACATATATCATATGAAGACTGTAACTTAGGTTTCGGCAATGTTATACATAAAGGATCAGTGTCTTTGACCCCTGTTGGCAATATGGTAATATGTATCTCACGCATTGTATTTATTTTTTCATCCCtgtattcagaagcattcgaTGATCTATATAGGCCAGTAATTTGGATTATGTACCATTCTATAATATAAGAGAAAATACAAAtagtaatataattaattattaaattacagATTCAATTGGGTATACTTTTATAACTTTATTTTTATTACCTTTGGGCAGGTCAAAAAGCTTTGCCTTTAAATTGTCAATGCTATTTGCATTGTATATATTAAATCCAATGTAAGAGGACTGAAGTCCGTATGTTTGCTGTCTATTTAAAATTGATTCCCGCATCTCAGTTTTTACAGATCTATGTAGTATTTGTTGCCGTAGTATTACTGCGTGTGATTCAATTAAATGAAATATAGCTTTCAATTCACTACCAATCTACATAAATTGATTAACAAGATAATTAATTCCATGTTGCTTGAACAACTGCATTAATGTCTTAGATAAGCGATAATGATAAAAcagtaaaacctttaaataaCAAATTGCCAACATTTTATTCAGATTTGCGTACTCGACGCTTCCTATATTGGAACGTATGCTTGCGAGTAACATTTTGATATCATTTCTCACTTTTTCTGTCGAGTTAATTTCAACCATATCCTGTGTTTTATCATGCTCGTCATTACTCAAATGACACTCGCGTATAATTTTACAAATTTCATCCATATTAATACATATAAATCACTTTTTCTTTATAATTACTCTTTCATTCTCCTACATTCTACGATATCGTTGTATCCGCATTACAAAACTGTTGATTCTGTTTGAATGATTCAAATTCAAACGATACACGTAAACATAAGGGTATACCAACTTCAGGTTAGAATAAAACAATTTgtagtaaaataataattaccTACAAGTTTCAAAGTGATTTTACACTTTCATATATTACTTTACATTTCGTTCATGCAAAacaaaaaattaatatatatttgtatTTGAAAATGAGATATTTTTTGTATGAAAAATTCGATGCATAAAAATCATGGTAATACCAATATTAAGACGAGCAGTAgttatagaatttgcagatagtTCAAAGAAGTAAATGAAATCGTGTTTTCAGTAAGTAAAAGTGAGTCAAAATCATTAGAAAATAATGTGGTTTTCTCCTTTTTCGTTTATGAATATACAAAATGAGTGTGATTAGCATGGAAATCAGAGTGCAGTAAGATGCGTGTACGCGTGTAttcaaacttttacaaaaaagaaaatatatatatgtattttgtGCAACACACAGTGTattataaaaattgtaaaatcaCATAAACATTTTTCTATGTTGATTTATAAATAAAACATATCTTTTCGACTTTCTCATTTTGAAATTTCGCGCACCTATGCAAGAACTAATCACTAATGTTACACCAAAGTGTCACTCGAAAAAAGCAATGGTCTATGCTTCGTCTTggtatttctatgttcatggtaaacGACTAAACGCACATGCTTAAGTACACATAGCTATATGTATTAATGTATGCAAACAATTTCTTGGGATATCCATCCATTTAAAAGTAAAGCTATTGTGAGTTTGTTCTTAAGAGTCAATTTTTCCAAATGTAATTATACATTtggaaaaatatatatgtaattacATCGAGTCCTCATCGATTCTGACACTGTGTGTGACAAAAATATTCTAATTTTCATCAATtaccaattattattatttcttttaCTTATTATCAAGTTTACGATATGTTAAAATCATGTATTGCTTTCTCGTATATGCATATTTAGCAAGTTAACTGCTTTTTATCCCAAGAACACGTTACATAAGACTATGGTAAATGACATATTAATATTCAACCAGTTTCAGAATTTCATTCTTTTCACAGGTATTCAGTGTTAGAAATATATGAAGTTTTTACCAGTCACGATTGCGTTAATATCGTACGTTATACAAAAATCAATGACATATTTGTCAGTTGTCAGTTTCTTAAACTTCACAAACATTCGAAGTAGTTATTCTtggttttcattttattttgtcTCATAGAATGACCACATGATGGGTCTATCAATGGTTGCTGAACACTCAGCATAATAAATTCATGTCATTTATAAAATCCTTAAAGATATACAGTACATTATGCTTTCATCATATTACACAAATCAATATTGCCATTAAAAATTCGATTCAATTTTTCATATAAAAGTATATTCGCGTGTACAAAATTCCTTTCCCTACATATTATAAGATTATAAGTAGGTATTAGTGTATACTTTTTCTGCGAAATTGACATAAAATTTCTATAAGAATATTAACcattattatatttaaattttatcaCCAAATCACAGAAAATGAAAAAATACATTCTTGTAATGATTTATAGATTCTTTATAAAAGTAGcaataatattaaatacaatAACTATTCTAATACGTAAGGGCCTTCGAATGATTGCCCCTTTACGTGACTTAAATTTTCTCCTGCGTACGATAATAAAGGAGACACTTCTACATTGCCTGTTACAGATGTCGCTCCGGCACGTAATAGCCATTTCTTATGAAGTTTAAATACATCGTCCCGCGCGGTATTCGGACAGTCTTGACCAGCCGAGTTTGCATTCTTCAGAGGACTAAAATCTTCTTCACGAATTCCTTTCCAAACTGTTAGTTGTTTAGCAAATTTGAACACATCGAACACAAATTTCTCGATTTTAATGCCATTCGGCTCTTTCGGTACAATTCTATGTCCATTTTCGTCGATGTACGGGATCTTTTTTCTAGCAGCATGAAGTTCCATTTCATTTTCATGATTTTCAGCAACAGTACGTAAAAAATCTACAGtgaaatagtgattgcatatATTTGCTGCATTATAAATTAAATGTCCATCTTCGTTACGCGATTCGGCTATCTCCTTTGAAATTTCGCTGTACTCGACAACCTGATAGATACCATTAACCTATAAAAACGATAGTAATGTAGTAAATAACGAAACAGAATGATGGTATAAAtgattataaaatattttataaacgTACTTTACACACAATCCCCACTGCTTCGTGTGGAGAAGTTTTTTCTATGACTGTAACT encodes:
- the Gmppb gene encoding GDP-mannose pyrophosphorylase B, with protein sequence MRAVILVGGYGTRLRPLTLSRPKPLVEFANKPMLLHQIEALVETNVTDVILAVSYRAEEMERDLKEEAKKLGVRLIFSHEPEPLGTAGPLALVRDLLCSGDEPFFVLNSDIICDFPFKQLLEFHKTHGREGTIIVTKVEEPSKYGVVVYADDGRIESFVEKPQEFISNKINAGMYILNPSVLKRIELKPTSIEKEVFPLMAQDGELYAMELTGFWMDVGQPKDFLKGMSMYLTSLRQKSPEKLYSGPGVVGNVLIDETAKIGKDCRIGPNVTIGPGAVLSDGCCIKRSTILKAAVIKEHAWLDGCIVGWRSVVGRWVRMEGITVLGEDVIVKDELYINGGQVLPHKNISSSVPEPQIIM
- the Sse gene encoding extra spindle pole bodies like 1, separase, whose translation is MDEICKIIRECHLSNDEHDKTQDMVEINSTEKVRNDIKMLLASIRSNIGSVEYANLNKMLAICYLKIGSELKAIFHLIESHAVILRQQILHRSVKTEMRESILNRQQTYGLQSSYIGFNIYNANSIDNLKAKLFDLPKEWYIIQITGLYRSSNASEYRDEKINTMREIHITILPTGVKDTDPLCITLPKPKLQSSYDICYEIQKLLSNNRSELKATYENNELYWKMRQKQNTIMKTAIKSLEYTWLREWRILFMADPINKHNIVTDIVEMIDKLMSDHKMSKKISKRSKWLLKKIALGACFLTRKEIARAVKYVLSDYNKLADNIILSIIGKLPCMQELKDATRKTLVLIIDENMDYIPFESMEILKCHPVTRFPSLHITYALFKEHENTMENGCKIIKVKNDMGMCIVNPSGDLPRMEKRMRLFIEYWLPRWRSCYNIEPQEELFEDALINRDILMYNGHGNGIQYLSGEQIERLRVKSIVLLFGCSSVKLLKVGGRYPPYGVSNQYLIASSPAVLGMLWEVTDADTDKMTTNFISNWIPSPLNRPWTDVDINMWCSGTLKFLQCPQKSIQNAAIEPEMLRAVAKSKDVCSQYMTAAAIVVRGLPIKLI